The following coding sequences lie in one Metopolophium dirhodum isolate CAU chromosome 5, ASM1992520v1, whole genome shotgun sequence genomic window:
- the LOC132944705 gene encoding uncharacterized protein LOC132944705, with the protein MWKGASQNASRNRRPVSRRTEQHAAYQTRRKQKENCLKLTEKRRLKRTALGRPTSRPHQIHWCSPPKRRTHPFDTPKNPHRPCASFGVLSGPELGRPSKADSGLQGNRNKSLPDYAAAQSSSNPTPAISIAKSGSRDKCTATVRSQREHARQVCSQTQPTRPVTPKSKIGRQKRPPSHDQTSHVQARQLIRSTSSSPIQQDPERAIPSTRTQIPLKICTPAVAKESTTATASKPAAKHSRTTNGNNRRKKTKKPKLDNRTPTGAPLARGNTTPLAETVKQPEYHPTEHAEQPFTLVEKATRKPLAPRPQPIRRTVQRPAAVLVKVGEGKTYADTLRAVRDTAIDFEAMGTHVTAMRKTLKGDLLVELTKGAKAMAATSVIRDKLAENMVGSVVTRLRHTAEVEITDLDEVTTKAEVLAAILKALREEDLPSADDIKITGLWATRDSRQMATATVPVAISRRLTSIRVGWTQCRVRPRRPEPARCYQCHGFGHSTRQCKGSDLSHACRRCGQNGHTQAICTEGDDLCVACDRLKAPRVPHKPGSGACAARRKAISEMNATNRT; encoded by the exons ATGTGGAAGGGTGCTAGTCAGAACGCCTCAAGAAACCGCCGACCGGTCAGTCGACGCACCGAGCAGCACGCAGCATACCAGAcacggaggaaacagaaggaaaact GCCTAAAACTCACCGAGAAACGGCGACTTAAGCGCACCGCGCTTGGCCGCCCGACCTCACGGCCACACCAGATCCACTGGTGCTCACCACCCAAACGCCGCACGCACCCGTTCGATACACCAAAAAATCCGCACCGCCCGTGCGCATCTTTTGGTGTACTCAGCGGGCCTGAACTCGGCCGCCCGAGCAAAGCCGACAGCGGTTTGCAAGGGAACCGAAACAAATCGCTACCGGATTACGCAGCCGCACAAAGTTCGTCAAATCCGACGCCCGCGATCTCAATCGCTAAATCCGGTTCGCGCGACAAGTGCACGGCGACAGTCCGGTCACAACGCGAGCACGCGCGACAAGTTTGCTCCCAAACTCAGCCAACCAGACCAGTCACCCCGAAGTCCAAAATCGGCCGACAAAAGCGTCCACCCAGCCACGACCAGACGTCTCACGTCCAGGCCCGTCAGCTGATCCGGTCCACCTCGTCGAGCCCGATCCAACAAGACCCCGAGCGGGCAATTCCGTCCACCAGGACCCAG ATTCCCCTGAAGATCTGCACGCCTGCCGTCGCCAAGGAATCTACGACCGCGACCGCCTCCAAACCGGCCGCAAAACACAGCCGAACGACCAATGGAAACAACCGTCGAAAGAAGACCAAGAAACCAAAGTTGGACAACAGAACACCTACAGGAGCACCCCTCGCACGGGGCAATACAACCCCACTAGCGGAGACAGTGAAACAGCCCGAATACCACCCGACCGAGCACGCCGAACAGCCCTTCACTCTAGTCGAGAAGGCAACCAGGAAGCCACTCGCCCCGAGACCCCAGCCGATCAGGAGAACCGTCCAAAGACCCGCAGCGGTGCTGGTCAAAGTAGGAGAAGGGAAGACGTACGCGGACACGCTAAGGGCCGTCAGGGACACGGCTATCGACTTTGAGGCGATGGGAACCCACGTCACCGCTATGAGGAAGACACTAAAAGGAGATCTTCTGGTAGAACTTACCAAGGGTGCCAAGGCCATGGCAGCCACCTCCGTCATCCGGGACAAGCTGGCCGAAAATATGGTTGGATCTGTAGTCACCAGGCTTCGCCACACCGCTGAAGTGGAGATCACTGACCTAGACGAGGTCACCACAAAGGCAGAAGTCCTGGCTGCGATCCTCAAGGCCTTACGTGAAGAAGACCTCCCCTCCGCAGACGACATCAAAATCACCGGCCTATGGGCCACCCGAGACAGCCGCCAAATGGCCACCGCCACCGTTCCCGTCGCCATCAGCCGACGGCTGACATCCATCCGCGTCGGATGGACCCAGTGTCGCGTCCGCCCGCGTAGACCCGAACCAGCACGGTGCTACCAATGTCACGGCTTCGGCCACTCCACACGGCAATGCAAAGGATCCGACCTCTCGCACGCCTGTAGACGATGCGGCCAAAACGGTCACACGCAGGCCATCTGCACCGAGGGAGATGACCTATGCGTGGCGTGCGACCGCTTGAAAGCTCCGCGCGTACCTCACAAGCCTGGCTCCGGGGCTTGCGCCGCCCGTCGCAAAGCCATCTCTGAGATGAACGCCACTAACCGAACATGA
- the LOC132945757 gene encoding uncharacterized protein LOC132945757 encodes MVLKLIAVNFLIWFTFNCHGQAKSRETHFPGYHFCGPGTDFLERIARGQLGINKLDEACRSHDSVYTDSTDFQLRMEADMKLETAAWERVIAKDSSYKEKFAAWMVTNIMKVKRKWNTRRLQREFGKKPSELSPVNKKPRRSIDDHHKTWFRYRL; translated from the exons aTGGTTTTGAAACTTATTGCggtgaattttttaatttggtttaCATTTAATTGCCATGGACAGGCAAAATCAAGAGAAA CTCATTTTCCGGGTTATCATTTCTGTGGACCGGGTACGGACTTTTTGGAACGCATTGCTCGTGGTCAGCTTGGTATCAATAAGCTAGATGAAGCTTGTCGGTCACATGATTCAGTTTACACAGACAGTACGGATTTTCAATTGAGAATGGAAGCCGACATGAAACTGGAAACAGCAGCATGGGAGCGAGTGATAGCGAAGGATAGCAGTTACAAGGAGAAATTCGCTGCATGGATGGTGACAAACATCATGAAAGTGAAACGAAAGTGGAATACTCGACGTCTGCAACGGGAGTTTGGTAAAAAAC CTAGTGAATTGTCTCCGGTAAACAAAAAACCTCGACGTTCAATTGATGACCACCATAAAACTTGGTTTCGATACCGATTATAA